A portion of the Methanoculleus sp. SDB genome contains these proteins:
- a CDS encoding glutamyl-tRNA amidotransferase (allows the formation of correctly charged Gln-tRNA(Gln) through the transamidation of misacylated Glu-tRNA(Gln) in organisms which lack glutaminyl-tRNA synthetase; forms a heterotetramer of GatD2E2), producing the protein MDYEAIGLKAGIEIHQQLDTAEKLFCHCPTRLRDISERNGEFFRYLRATESELGEIDRAAREEMKEVRRFSYYAYDTTCLVENDEEPPAPLNPEALMVCLTIAKMTGATPIEQVYVMRKLVIDGSNTSGFQRTALIALNGVIPAGARIETLCLEEEAAQRVRDSTFSLDRLGIPLVEITTAPDMRTPEQVKEVAAYIGMLLRSTGRVKRGIGTIRQDVNISIAGGARVEIKGVQELDLIDEVVRREVVRQQQLLLIRDELHARGAVADPVPIPVGDLFKETKSAILKKAPHILAIRLRGFAGIVGREIQPGRRLGSEMSDYAKKCGVGGIFHTDELPAYGVTAEEVSLLRARVGADDADCVVIVAASRQKAECAVQQVVRRAQYALDAVPEETRKMLEGGSTAYMRPLPGAARMYPETDVLPVSLSRECWDGLPVPELLSDKAGRFCSAYGFDEQLARQLVYSDRLSLFERAVAEGVKPMLAARVLLATLRELQRDGVETGALADDAILSVLGKVESGDLAKEAIPDVLREVAAGAGVEEAAERIAPPITSAELVSIIRAILLEREEFVRERGMGALGPLMGVVMQEVRGRVDGRQIAEILKEELAALL; encoded by the coding sequence ATGGATTATGAAGCAATCGGCCTGAAGGCGGGAATCGAAATCCACCAGCAGCTTGACACGGCAGAGAAACTTTTCTGCCACTGTCCGACCCGGCTCCGGGACATTTCGGAGAGGAACGGGGAATTTTTCCGGTACTTACGTGCGACCGAGAGCGAGCTCGGCGAGATTGACCGGGCGGCGAGAGAGGAGATGAAGGAGGTTCGGCGCTTCTCCTACTATGCCTACGATACGACATGCCTTGTCGAGAACGACGAAGAGCCTCCGGCACCTCTGAATCCCGAAGCTCTCATGGTCTGCCTCACGATTGCCAAGATGACGGGCGCAACCCCGATCGAACAGGTGTACGTGATGCGCAAACTTGTCATCGACGGATCGAACACGAGCGGATTCCAGCGTACGGCATTAATCGCGCTGAACGGCGTGATCCCCGCCGGTGCCCGGATCGAGACGCTCTGCCTGGAGGAGGAGGCGGCGCAGCGGGTTCGCGACAGTACGTTTTCCCTCGACAGGCTGGGTATTCCCCTTGTCGAGATTACCACGGCTCCGGATATGCGCACACCGGAGCAGGTGAAGGAAGTGGCGGCATACATCGGCATGCTCCTCCGCTCGACCGGGCGGGTCAAGCGCGGTATCGGGACGATCCGGCAGGATGTCAACATCTCGATTGCGGGCGGTGCGCGTGTGGAGATTAAGGGGGTGCAGGAGCTCGATTTGATCGACGAGGTGGTTCGCCGGGAGGTCGTGCGGCAGCAGCAGCTCCTCCTCATCCGGGACGAGCTGCATGCCCGCGGGGCGGTGGCGGATCCCGTCCCGATCCCGGTCGGGGACCTGTTTAAAGAGACGAAATCCGCTATCCTTAAAAAAGCACCTCACATCCTCGCGATCCGGCTCCGGGGTTTTGCGGGCATCGTGGGCCGGGAGATACAGCCGGGCCGCCGCCTGGGCAGCGAGATGTCCGATTATGCGAAGAAATGCGGTGTTGGCGGCATCTTTCACACCGATGAACTGCCCGCATACGGCGTGACGGCGGAGGAAGTCTCCCTGCTCAGGGCACGCGTCGGAGCGGACGATGCCGACTGCGTCGTCATCGTGGCGGCCTCACGGCAGAAAGCCGAATGTGCGGTGCAGCAGGTTGTCCGGCGGGCACAGTATGCACTGGACGCGGTACCGGAGGAGACCCGGAAGATGCTTGAGGGGGGGAGCACGGCATATATGCGCCCCCTTCCGGGCGCCGCACGCATGTACCCGGAGACCGACGTGCTCCCGGTTTCCCTGAGCCGTGAGTGCTGGGACGGGCTGCCGGTTCCCGAACTTCTCTCCGACAAGGCCGGGCGTTTCTGCTCGGCATACGGGTTTGATGAACAGCTTGCCCGCCAGCTCGTCTATTCGGACCGGCTGTCGCTCTTTGAGCGGGCGGTGGCAGAGGGAGTGAAGCCGATGCTTGCCGCACGGGTACTCCTTGCAACGCTCCGCGAACTGCAGCGTGACGGTGTGGAAACCGGGGCTCTTGCGGACGATGCCATTCTGTCCGTCCTCGGGAAGGTCGAATCCGGCGATCTTGCCAAGGAAGCGATCCCGGACGTGCTCCGTGAGGTGGCAGCCGGGGCGGGCGTGGAGGAGGCGGCAGAGCGGATCGCGCCGCCGATCACGTCCGCCGAACTCGTGTCAATTATCAGGGCGATTCTGCTCGAAAGAGAGGAATTCGTCCGTGAACGCGGTATGGGCGCCCTTGGCCCCCTGATGGGGGTCGTCATGCAGGAAGTGAGGGGACGTGTTGACGGCCGGCAGATTGCGGAGATCCTGAAGGAGGAGCTCGCGGCACTGCTCTGA
- a CDS encoding nitroreductase yields MNLSDFLTFLETRSSVREYDPVVPDPSLISSLLRCASRAPSAGNREAWDVVVVTAPSLREGLMEAAYEQRHIGEAPAVLVVSANYIRSMSQYGERGILYALQDATIAATYMMLGAHAAGLHTCWTGAFDEEGVRELLGLPQHSRPVVLLALGHGHLPAYRTERMPPEEHVHYDTW; encoded by the coding sequence ATGAACTTGTCTGATTTTTTAACGTTTCTGGAGACGCGGTCGTCGGTGCGCGAATACGACCCCGTGGTGCCCGATCCCTCCCTGATATCCTCCCTCCTCCGGTGCGCTTCACGGGCACCGAGTGCCGGCAACCGCGAGGCATGGGATGTCGTTGTTGTTACGGCTCCCTCTCTCCGTGAGGGACTGATGGAGGCGGCGTACGAACAGCGGCATATCGGGGAAGCACCGGCGGTTCTTGTGGTCTCGGCAAATTATATCCGTTCGATGAGCCAGTATGGCGAAAGGGGCATCCTCTATGCACTGCAGGATGCAACCATCGCCGCGACCTATATGATGCTGGGCGCCCACGCCGCGGGACTCCATACGTGCTGGACGGGAGCGTTTGACGAAGAGGGAGTCCGCGAACTTCTCGGCCTCCCCCAGCATTCACGCCCCGTCGTTCTGCTGGCTCTCGGACACGGGCACCTGCCCGCATACCGGACGGAGCGGATGCCCCCCGAAGAACATGTGCATTATGATACATGGTAG
- a CDS encoding sugar kinase: MIAVVGHTAIDHIFRVPDLPNRHHSTFIVDHKVYYGGGAANIAAGIARLGEACSLVSAVGDDFPGGDYDRWLELLAVSKQLYIVEGARTATAYLFNDEAGDQMTFFEWGASSAFAGMEAPALNFVHMATADPEFNVRVAEKSTFASFDPGQDLLRYSKEQLDTILSNIDILFANQHEVQGMCTILGVSSADLIARVPCAVVTMSGEGSVLHLDGARHRIPAVPVPLADPTGAGDAYRAGFLTAYVRGYTPQQACRIGAVTASFVVEKVGCQTNLPDWQRMKERFEGHFGMLGEPGPSR; encoded by the coding sequence ATGATAGCCGTTGTCGGCCATACCGCCATCGATCATATATTTCGCGTGCCGGATCTTCCGAATCGCCACCACTCGACATTCATTGTCGATCACAAGGTCTATTACGGCGGCGGGGCCGCGAACATCGCTGCCGGAATCGCGCGGCTTGGAGAGGCGTGTTCTCTCGTCTCCGCCGTAGGAGACGATTTTCCGGGCGGTGATTACGACCGGTGGCTGGAACTTCTCGCGGTATCCAAACAGCTGTATATCGTTGAGGGGGCGAGGACGGCAACCGCCTATCTCTTCAATGACGAGGCGGGCGACCAGATGACATTTTTTGAATGGGGGGCTTCATCGGCGTTTGCCGGGATGGAGGCTCCCGCTCTCAATTTTGTTCATATGGCAACGGCCGATCCCGAATTCAACGTTCGTGTTGCGGAAAAAAGTACGTTCGCATCCTTTGACCCGGGCCAGGATCTCCTGCGGTATTCGAAGGAGCAGCTTGATACCATTCTCTCGAACATCGATATTCTCTTTGCCAACCAGCACGAAGTGCAGGGGATGTGCACAATCCTCGGTGTATCCTCCGCGGATCTCATCGCCCGTGTGCCGTGCGCGGTTGTGACGATGTCGGGCGAGGGCAGCGTGCTCCACCTGGACGGGGCCAGACACCGGATTCCCGCGGTCCCTGTGCCGCTCGCGGATCCCACCGGTGCGGGCGATGCCTACCGGGCAGGTTTTCTCACCGCCTACGTCCGCGGATACACTCCGCAGCAGGCCTGCAGGATCGGAGCAGTGACGGCATCCTTTGTGGTCGAGAAGGTGGGGTGCCAGACAAACCTCCCTGACTGGCAGCGGATGAAAGAACGGTTCGAAGGCCATTTCGGTATGCTCGGGGAGCCCGGGCCGTCCCGTTGA
- a CDS encoding ATPase → MLQKMRKILVTGSKRNSQEVVDVLYHAGTLHLEDVSNRIMEIRLDKWEPEIREEITALLVKIGGLLLTLPEVRVDKEHRNQVYDEIYWMKYPDLVGRTHAVLSAFEHSVKDLSARKSDLGLALTALNRYEKTIQKIQSLEDQLPYLEGYEVTVLLIQKEFEDVIPVIRNELMKITRNQCEMVAAGIDEDTIAAITVFNKRMSEEVHSFIFSKNVNEVRLPPEYMGMPFTEVLQHIEGRRKEILDEIREIDGELKALSASGFEEISVLRDVLVDRSREIEAFDQFGQTGHFFMVMGWVPEIYLDTTRDALFSRFGNRVVVTELSLSRDECEHAPTFYNNPPIVRPFEFLMQLVRPPKYMEIDPSPLLAFFFPLFFGLMVGDIGYGLVILIFALAVKKRFKDLDWAQSLMTIMIISAVPTIFFGYLYGEFFGDFGELMGWLHPVHLFGITWNRIEAMLPLLIFTIALGVVHVFLGLCLGIVNAVRMKNRKHLCEKVGMLTAVTGIILVIAASAELIPVILVSAGIIVLIIAFPLLIYGGGAVAGPLEIMGTVGNILSYARIMAIGMASVILAMVANTLGGSMDVALLGVLVASLIHILNIALAMFSPSLHSIRLHVVECYSKFYEGGGIPYKPFRKKPEI, encoded by the coding sequence ATGCTCCAGAAGATGAGGAAGATCCTTGTGACGGGTTCAAAACGGAACTCGCAGGAGGTGGTTGATGTGCTCTACCATGCCGGCACGCTTCACCTTGAGGATGTTTCCAACCGCATCATGGAGATACGGCTTGACAAATGGGAGCCGGAGATTCGGGAGGAGATTACCGCGCTGCTGGTTAAAATCGGCGGACTCCTTCTGACACTGCCTGAAGTGAGGGTGGATAAGGAGCACCGGAACCAGGTATACGATGAGATATACTGGATGAAATACCCCGACCTTGTCGGGCGGACGCATGCAGTACTCAGCGCATTTGAGCACAGCGTGAAGGATCTGTCCGCCAGAAAGTCGGATCTCGGGCTTGCCCTGACCGCACTGAACCGGTATGAAAAGACGATACAGAAGATCCAGTCGCTCGAGGATCAGCTCCCGTATCTGGAAGGCTATGAAGTAACGGTACTCCTGATCCAGAAGGAATTCGAAGATGTTATCCCGGTAATCAGGAACGAGCTGATGAAGATTACCCGGAACCAGTGTGAAATGGTGGCTGCCGGGATCGACGAGGACACGATTGCAGCTATCACTGTTTTCAATAAACGGATGTCTGAAGAGGTGCACTCCTTTATCTTTTCGAAAAATGTCAATGAAGTGCGCCTGCCCCCCGAATACATGGGAATGCCCTTTACCGAGGTGCTGCAGCATATCGAGGGGAGGCGTAAGGAAATCCTTGATGAGATCCGGGAGATCGACGGCGAACTGAAAGCCCTCTCCGCCTCCGGGTTCGAGGAAATATCCGTGCTGAGAGATGTTTTGGTCGACAGGAGCAGGGAAATCGAAGCATTCGATCAATTCGGGCAGACCGGGCATTTTTTCATGGTCATGGGCTGGGTGCCGGAGATCTATCTCGACACGACCCGGGATGCACTCTTCTCCCGCTTTGGGAACCGCGTGGTGGTAACCGAGCTCAGCCTGTCCCGTGACGAATGCGAGCATGCGCCGACGTTCTATAACAATCCGCCGATTGTCCGGCCGTTCGAGTTCCTGATGCAGCTGGTGCGCCCCCCGAAATACATGGAGATTGATCCGTCTCCGCTGCTGGCGTTCTTCTTTCCCCTTTTCTTCGGGCTGATGGTGGGCGATATCGGGTACGGGCTTGTTATTCTCATCTTTGCACTCGCGGTAAAAAAGCGGTTTAAGGACCTCGACTGGGCCCAGAGCCTGATGACCATCATGATCATATCCGCCGTCCCGACGATATTCTTCGGCTATCTCTACGGAGAGTTTTTCGGCGACTTCGGAGAGCTGATGGGGTGGCTTCACCCCGTCCATCTCTTCGGGATTACGTGGAACCGGATAGAGGCGATGCTCCCTCTCCTGATCTTTACGATTGCGCTCGGGGTCGTCCATGTTTTTCTCGGTCTCTGCCTCGGCATTGTGAATGCGGTGAGGATGAAGAACAGGAAGCATCTGTGTGAAAAGGTGGGAATGCTGACAGCGGTCACCGGTATCATTCTGGTGATAGCCGCCTCTGCCGAATTAATTCCTGTCATCCTTGTATCCGCAGGAATAATTGTCCTGATTATCGCATTTCCCCTGCTCATATACGGGGGGGGTGCGGTGGCCGGCCCGCTGGAGATTATGGGCACAGTCGGCAATATCCTCTCGTATGCCCGGATTATGGCAATCGGCATGGCATCGGTGATACTAGCCATGGTGGCAAATACGCTCGGAGGTTCGATGGATGTGGCTCTCCTCGGTGTGCTGGTGGCATCCCTTATCCACATTTTAAACATCGCTCTGGCAATGTTTTCCCCGTCTCTCCACTCCATACGTTTGCACGTGGTCGAATGCTACTCGAAGTTTTACGAGGGCGGGGGGATCCCGTACAAGCCGTTTAGGAAGAAACCCGAGATATGA
- a CDS encoding ATPase, producing MPDFGQSLGAAIAIGLAAIGTAWAQSRIGSAGAGTIAENPDLVGPVIILEAIPETMVILGFVVAAMILML from the coding sequence ATGCCAGATTTTGGACAGTCATTGGGAGCGGCAATCGCCATCGGCCTTGCTGCAATAGGTACGGCGTGGGCACAGAGTCGCATTGGATCCGCAGGTGCAGGAACGATCGCGGAAAATCCCGACCTGGTTGGTCCGGTGATTATTCTGGAGGCAATTCCTGAGACAATGGTCATTCTCGGGTTTGTGGTAGCAGCGATGATACTGATGCTCTGA
- a CDS encoding ATPase: MYRFMIVTDPDSAPGFRMAGVDVIVASGVEEAGLLLPTLLLKDDTGIVAVNEDFMESIDEKLLDKIEKTYRPIIIPIPAGTKGMDRSNYVERLIRKAIGHNIVVG, translated from the coding sequence ATGTATAGATTTATGATCGTGACGGACCCGGATAGCGCCCCGGGCTTCCGGATGGCAGGTGTCGATGTGATTGTCGCATCCGGTGTCGAGGAGGCGGGTCTTCTGCTCCCGACTCTCCTTCTGAAGGACGATACGGGGATTGTCGCGGTCAATGAGGACTTTATGGAGTCCATTGATGAAAAGCTGCTTGATAAAATCGAGAAGACGTACCGGCCTATCATTATCCCGATTCCTGCAGGAACCAAAGGAATGGACCGATCGAACTATGTCGAACGGTTGATCCGGAAAGCGATCGGCCACAACATCGTGGTGGGGTGA
- a CDS encoding ATP synthase subunit A → MAEGLISRITGPVVIAEHMQGAKMYDIVLVGNEQLNGEIIRLDADEAVIQVYEDTSGLTIGERVATTEQALSVELGPGLISSIYDGVQRPLPVLVERTGNFISRGVTIPGLDHEKKWEFVPTVKPGDRVGPGDIIGTVREYHIEHRIMVPPSGGGIVREISGGDYTVDDTVCILEDGTGITLMQRWPVRKGRPYRKKLDPTLPLLTGQRIFDTLFPVTKGGTAMIPGGFGTGKTVSEQTLAKWSDTQIVVYIGCGERGNEMTDVLTEFPELTDPRTGHPLIHRTILIANTSNMPVAAREASIYTGITIGEYFRDMGYDVALMADSTSRWGEALREVSGRLEEMPGEEGYPAYLASRLAAFYERAGRVTCLGTDERMGSVTIVGAVSPPGGDFSEPITQNTLRIAGTFWALDTTLAHARHFPAINWIKSYSLYLDSVQEWFADHVSEDWRELRERTMYLLQKEVELQEIVQLVGPDALPESEKAILEITRMLREDYLQQSAYDAVDSFCPLDKQYWMLKVILAYYDAIAKAMNSGTSLRNLVNLPVKTEIARMKERGDVNEIKAILGQIDENISTVEGA, encoded by the coding sequence ATGGCAGAAGGATTGATTTCGAGAATTACCGGCCCGGTGGTCATCGCCGAGCATATGCAGGGAGCAAAGATGTACGATATCGTCCTCGTGGGTAACGAGCAGCTGAACGGCGAGATTATCCGGCTTGACGCCGATGAAGCGGTTATCCAGGTATACGAGGATACATCGGGCCTCACAATCGGTGAGAGGGTGGCAACGACCGAACAGGCGCTCAGCGTCGAATTGGGCCCCGGTCTGATCTCCTCGATCTACGACGGCGTGCAGCGGCCGCTTCCCGTGCTGGTGGAGCGGACGGGAAATTTCATTTCGCGCGGCGTAACCATTCCCGGCCTTGACCATGAAAAAAAATGGGAATTTGTTCCCACGGTGAAACCCGGCGATAGGGTTGGACCGGGCGACATCATCGGGACCGTCCGGGAATACCATATCGAACACCGGATCATGGTGCCCCCTTCGGGCGGGGGGATTGTCAGGGAGATATCGGGCGGCGATTATACGGTTGACGACACGGTCTGCATCCTTGAGGATGGCACCGGGATTACGCTCATGCAGCGGTGGCCGGTGCGGAAGGGGCGACCGTACCGGAAAAAACTCGATCCGACACTACCGCTGCTTACCGGGCAGAGGATCTTCGACACGCTCTTTCCGGTGACGAAAGGGGGAACCGCCATGATCCCCGGCGGATTCGGGACCGGCAAGACGGTTTCCGAACAGACGCTGGCAAAGTGGTCCGATACGCAGATTGTGGTGTATATCGGGTGCGGTGAGCGGGGGAATGAGATGACGGATGTCCTGACGGAGTTTCCCGAACTGACGGATCCGAGGACGGGGCACCCTCTTATTCACCGGACGATCCTTATTGCCAATACCTCAAATATGCCGGTCGCTGCGCGCGAAGCCTCGATTTATACCGGTATCACCATCGGCGAGTATTTCAGGGACATGGGGTACGACGTGGCGCTCATGGCGGACTCCACCTCGCGGTGGGGTGAGGCGCTCCGCGAAGTCTCGGGCCGGCTTGAGGAGATGCCGGGTGAGGAAGGGTACCCCGCATACCTTGCATCGCGCCTTGCGGCATTCTATGAACGGGCGGGGCGCGTCACCTGCCTGGGCACGGACGAGCGGATGGGATCCGTCACCATCGTGGGCGCTGTTTCACCCCCCGGCGGGGACTTCTCCGAACCGATCACCCAGAACACGCTCCGGATTGCGGGCACTTTCTGGGCACTTGATACGACGCTCGCGCACGCACGGCATTTTCCGGCGATAAACTGGATTAAAAGCTATTCCCTGTACCTTGACTCGGTACAGGAGTGGTTTGCCGACCATGTCTCCGAGGACTGGCGGGAACTCCGGGAGAGGACGATGTACCTCCTGCAGAAAGAGGTCGAATTGCAGGAAATCGTGCAGCTGGTCGGCCCGGACGCTCTGCCGGAGAGTGAGAAGGCAATTCTGGAGATCACACGGATGCTCAGGGAGGATTATCTCCAGCAGAGTGCGTATGATGCCGTCGATTCATTCTGCCCCCTCGATAAGCAGTACTGGATGCTGAAGGTGATTCTTGCGTATTACGACGCCATTGCGAAAGCAATGAACAGCGGGACGTCTCTGAGGAACCTCGTGAACCTGCCGGTGAAGACCGAGATCGCGAGAATGAAGGAGCGCGGGGATGTGAATGAAATCAAGGCCATTCTCGGGCAGATTGACGAGAACATTAGTACAGTTGAGGGTGCATGA
- a CDS encoding ATP synthase subunit B (produces ATP from ADP in the presence of a proton gradient across the membrane; the B subunit is part of the catalytic core of the ATP synthase complex): MQQKSLVSKEYKTLNYVSGPLIFVERLTGVSFGEIARITLPNGEVRTGQVLDISKDLGVIQVYEGTSGIDDLHTTVKFTGEPPCIYVSYDMLGRVFNGVGIPRDDGPEIIPEDHLDINGMPINPYARDKPADFIQTGISAIDGLNTLVRGQKLPIFSGAGLPASELAAQIARQTKVLGEGENFAVVFAAMGITYKEASFFMRDFERTGALERVVFFMNLADDPTIERIATPRCALTTAEFLAYTHGLHVLVILTDMTNYCEALREISTAREEVPGRRGYPGYMYTDLASIYERAGRIQGKKGSITQIPILTMPDDDITHPVPDLTGYITEGQIVLSRDLFRRGLNPPIDVLPCLSRLMNLGIGPEKTREDHRNVADQLYASYAYGRDLRKLVAIVGEEALTELDKKYLYFADVFEKEFVSQGDEDRSIERTFEIGWNLLSILPETELKRIKMNFIEKYHPDHQEA, from the coding sequence ATGCAGCAGAAAAGCCTTGTTTCAAAGGAGTATAAAACCTTAAATTACGTATCCGGACCCCTGATATTCGTCGAAAGGCTCACGGGAGTCTCATTCGGGGAGATTGCCCGCATCACACTCCCGAACGGGGAGGTGAGGACCGGTCAGGTGTTGGATATATCGAAGGATCTTGGCGTCATTCAGGTATACGAGGGAACCAGCGGGATCGATGATCTGCATACCACGGTGAAATTTACCGGCGAACCGCCGTGTATCTACGTGTCGTACGACATGCTCGGACGGGTGTTCAACGGTGTGGGCATCCCGAGAGACGACGGCCCGGAGATCATCCCGGAGGATCACCTTGACATCAACGGCATGCCGATCAATCCCTATGCACGCGACAAGCCGGCAGACTTCATCCAGACCGGGATCTCAGCAATCGACGGCCTGAACACGCTGGTCCGCGGGCAGAAACTGCCGATATTCTCCGGTGCCGGATTGCCGGCAAGCGAACTTGCCGCCCAGATCGCACGGCAGACGAAGGTGCTCGGCGAAGGGGAGAATTTTGCGGTTGTCTTTGCCGCGATGGGGATCACCTACAAGGAAGCGTCATTCTTTATGCGTGACTTTGAAAGAACCGGTGCCCTCGAACGCGTGGTCTTTTTCATGAACCTTGCCGACGATCCCACTATCGAGCGGATTGCGACGCCCCGATGCGCCCTGACCACGGCTGAATTCCTTGCCTATACGCACGGCCTCCATGTTCTCGTGATCCTCACCGACATGACGAATTACTGCGAGGCACTCCGTGAGATCTCAACTGCCCGCGAGGAAGTCCCGGGAAGGCGCGGGTACCCCGGGTATATGTATACCGACCTCGCGTCGATCTACGAGAGAGCGGGGAGAATTCAGGGCAAAAAAGGATCCATCACCCAGATACCGATCCTCACGATGCCCGACGACGACATCACCCACCCCGTACCGGATCTTACCGGGTATATTACCGAGGGGCAGATCGTGCTCTCCCGCGACCTTTTCCGCCGGGGCTTAAATCCCCCGATCGACGTCCTCCCCTGCCTCTCCCGGCTCATGAACCTCGGGATCGGCCCTGAAAAGACACGGGAAGACCACAGGAACGTTGCGGACCAGCTCTATGCCTCCTATGCCTATGGGAGGGACCTCCGGAAGCTGGTTGCTATTGTCGGGGAAGAGGCGCTCACCGAGCTGGATAAAAAGTATCTGTATTTTGCCGATGTTTTCGAGAAAGAATTTGTATCGCAGGGCGATGAGGACAGGTCGATTGAGAGGACGTTTGAGATCGGATGGAACCTCCTGTCGATACTGCCCGAAACAGAGCTGAAGCGGATCAAGATGAATTTCATCGAGAAGTACCACCCTGACCATCAAGAGGCCTGA
- a CDS encoding ATPase — MEQVNPTRMELMKIRAQIRLAEQGKDLLQGKMDALMKELRPIARAVTESRNELDSISEDAQRSLLTAQAADDPVALTSASFATKRQVNLAITGKNIMGVPVPVIQKLSVSRRICERGYSILGVSGRIDEVAEKYEREIDLIIGLAETETALRRIGGEIQMTRRRVNALEQVMIPELKQQAKYISITIDEREREDLFRLKKVKKILERKKKEKKRVRALAE, encoded by the coding sequence ATGGAGCAGGTAAATCCGACCCGGATGGAGCTGATGAAAATACGGGCCCAGATTCGTCTTGCGGAGCAGGGCAAAGACCTCCTGCAGGGTAAGATGGATGCGCTGATGAAGGAATTGCGGCCCATCGCAAGAGCTGTTACGGAATCGCGAAATGAACTCGATTCCATTTCCGAGGATGCCCAGCGTTCCCTTCTCACAGCGCAGGCCGCCGATGACCCTGTTGCGCTTACATCCGCTTCCTTCGCCACAAAACGGCAGGTCAACCTGGCAATCACGGGAAAAAACATCATGGGTGTGCCGGTCCCGGTGATCCAGAAACTCAGCGTGTCACGGAGAATATGCGAACGGGGCTACAGCATTCTCGGAGTGAGCGGACGAATCGACGAGGTTGCGGAGAAGTACGAACGTGAAATCGACCTGATTATCGGGCTTGCCGAGACGGAAACAGCACTCCGGCGGATTGGAGGTGAAATCCAGATGACACGGCGCCGGGTGAACGCCCTCGAGCAGGTTATGATTCCCGAACTGAAACAGCAGGCGAAGTATATCAGCATCACCATCGATGAGCGGGAACGTGAAGATCTCTTCAGGCTGAAAAAAGTCAAAAAGATACTTGAGCGGAAAAAGAAGGAAAAAAAGAGGGTTCGGGCTCTGGCGGAATAA